The nucleotide sequence AAAACTTTATTCAATTCAATTATTCAACCTTTTTACAGAATCCTCTTAGCAATTTTACTGATTCCTTCTGATTTTGCATATATAGCAGTTATTACTTTGATTATATCATTTGCAGAAATGTTAAATAATGTTGGGGTTGGAGAAGCAGTAATTCAAAGGGATGATGTCACAAAAAAGGATTTATCTTCATTATTTTTTTTCAATCTTATCATTACATTTTTTATTGCAGGTCTTTTGTTTTTGAGTTCTAGTACTTTCGCATCCTATTATTCTATGAATGAGTTAGATCAGATAGTTAAAGTTCTTTCAATTACAGTCATCTTAAATGGATCTACTAGCTTATTTAAGTTTTATTTACATAAAGAGTTTCTTTTCAAACAAACTACATTAATACAAGTTATTAAAATAACGTTTGAGATTCTTATGTCTATAATTCTGATTGTAATTGGATACAGTATTTGGGGTTATGTTATTGGAATATTAGTTTCAAATGCTGTACATGCAATTTTACTTGCCTATTTTGTTTTTAAAAAAACTGACTTTAGAATCGGTTTCAATTTCTCTATCAAAAGCCTTTCTAGATTTTTAAACTTTGGAATATTTGTAAGCGGAAAAAAAACGCTTACTTTTATCAGTCATAGAATAGATGAAGTAATTATTGGGGGGTTACTTTCAGCTGAAATTCTAGGGGCTTACTATTTAGCTAAAAATATCCTGCTACAATGTCAAACATTGATAACTACTTCTTTTGGTCAAGTGTTATTGCCATTATTCTCTAAACTGAAAAACGATTTAGACTTACTGAAAAGATACTATGTGAATATACTTTTCGTAGTTTCTTTCCTAAGTTTTCCTGTATTCATAGGAATAATACTTACCGCTCAGTATTTTGTTCCTCTTATTTTCGGTGAAGAGTGGGAGTTAAGTATAGGGGTATTTAAATTACTATCAATCCCAGTCATTTTTGAAGTACTATCAGCAGGTATAACTAGTTCCTTACTTTATTCTCAAAACAAAACCATCTTAGTATTTATTATAGATTTAATATTTGCATTGGGATATTTAGGCCTTTTATTTGTTTTTAATAATAATGACTTAGATAATATTATTTATTTATATAGTGGTTATATTATTTTGAAATTCATTATTAGCCAATATTTTTTAGGGAAAATCTTAACTTTAAATTATAAAAATTATGTAAACATCTTTAAAGAAAGCCTAATTTCAACGATAGTGATGGCTATAACAGTGATTTTTTTACAAAAAGTTTTGGAGACTTATTTCCATACTTCCATATTACTTATCCTTTCTGTCTGTTGTGGAGGAGTAGTATATATTTTGCTAAACATTGTTTTAAACAAAGAAAGAACTTTTTCGGTATTCAAACTAGCCAAAGATATAGTAAGGCGTTGAGGAAAAGGATGGAAAGCAAGTTTATTAAAGTAGTTATTATCCACAAAATATGCAATGCATGCATATATTCGTTTCAATTCAATTTCTCTTTTTTTTAGAAAGGGAAAGGTGTTGTCTTTCCCTCGTTGCTTCGTAAGCCATTACAATTTTTTTAGGACAATGTAGAATTTTCCGAAGAAACTCTTAAAAGAGAATGATATTTGATTGATTCTTATCTGCAGATAGGAATAAAAATACGCACTTCAATCTATGTGCGTATTTTTTATCCCTAAAGATTTTTCACCCAGCTCTATCCCGCTTCTTCTCTCCAACCAACTCCTCCATCGTCCTATCATACTTCCCAGGCTCTTTAGCCACTCTTATAAGAGCGAATACAATCCCAATAACCAAGAAAACAGCAGGCACTCCGCCTAAATTAGAAAGCATTTTGATTCCATCTATTTTAGCAAAACTGATCATCACCCAAGCGACCGCGCTAATGGTGATACCCCAAACAATCTTAATGAATACACCTGGTTCTGGGCTTTCCGGTGTAATTCCCTTGGAGCTGATTCCTCCCATTGCGGCCAGTGTAGAATCTGCTGAGGTTACGAAGGATATGAAGACTATAAACAGGTAGAGCGGGATGATCATTTCTGATAATGGCAGGGTTTCCAGTGCAGCATAGACCAGTGCTTCAGGTCCGCTGTTGGTTAGAATTTCTCCGAATTTCCCGTCGTCCATCTGCAGATAGATGGAGGTGCCGCCGAAGATGGTCATCCAGATTCCGCCGAAAGCGGCAGGCAAAGCAAAGTTGACGATGATAAAGGCTCTTACAGTATGCCCGTATGCGATTCTTCCTAAGAACAGGGCTGTAAGAGCAGCCCACGAAAACCAGTTGGCCCAGTAAAAGGTGGTCCACCATTGCGGCCATTGGTCACTTGCTGCTGCACCGGTAAATAAACTTTTCTCAAAGAAATGGGTTAAATAATGGCCAAAAGACTCCGTTCCTAGGTTCAAGATATAAGAAGTAGGTCCGACTAAAAAGATAAAGATAATGATAAACAGGAATAGTTTAAAATTGATGTCTGAAAGGATGCGGATCCCTTTCATGAGTCCTGTTGAAGCTGAGATGATGAATGTTGTCATTACTACTGCTGCAATGACAGCCCAGAGTAGCGGGGCACTTTTTAGGCCGGATAAGTAATTGACTCCGCCTGCTAAATTGAGAATGCTTGTCCCCATTGCTGCTGCCATCCCTAAAGCTAATGTGTAGAGGCACACGGCATCAAGTGCTTTTCCCCATTTGCCGTGTATCTTATTTCCAAGGAGCGGAGCAAGTGTTGAGCCTATGCTGAAAGGCTGTTTCATGTTGTAATAGGCAAACGCAAACATTAATGCAGGTATGCAGTAAATGGCGTAGGGAGTGATGGTCCAGTGAAGGTACATGGTGGACATCGAGAAGATCGCTGCCCCCGCGCTGTTAGGTTCCAGATTCAAGCTTTTTGGAGGCTCAACCAGGTGGTAAATAGGCTCTGCAATTCCCCAAAATGTAATGCCTGCTGCAATGGTTGTGGTCAATGTAATCGCAAACCAATTGCGGAAGGATAGAAGAGGTTTCGCGTTTTCTCCTCCTATTCTTACTTTTCCTAATTTAGAGAAGTAGACACCGACACATACAACGACCATAAAAAGTCCGGCTAAACTGAAAACCCAGCCTACGTTTGCTATGACCCAGTCATTCGCTCCAGTCGTGATGTTTATAAACGTATTTTTGTTTGTGAAACTTACTATACTTGCTGCTAATACTAATAAAAAAGGTGGCCAAAACACCCAATGCTTCAATGACTTCATTTTGCTCCTCCTCCAAGATGCCTGTAAGAAAACGCTTACGTTTTATTTATCTCTGTATTCAATTCTCTTTTTTTGATTCAATAAACTTGGATCATAGAACGGAAGCACTTCATGAAGAAGTGCCCGAGTTAGTCAGCTTAGCTATAATTTCTTCTATAAAAATAAAGAACACCGTTCTGGTTTTTTCAAATGGAAGCAGGGCATCATCCTGATTAAATTTCGATAAATGAAAAATGTAGTCTGCAAGAAATTCACGTGTATCTACATATTCTTCAAGAATCAGCATGATGTTTGATCCGTTGTTCTTCACATTTTCAAACAAAGGGTGGAAGGAAGAAAATTTTCCGGTTACGGAAAGGACGATGAGCAGCGTTTTTTCGTCTGCTAATCGTTCCGCAAAATCCTCGCTTTGTGTGACCGTGACATTTTTATCCGATACGGTGGCAAGTTTGTAGGCGAAATATTCTGCACTGATAAAGGATGGGCCGAGTCCAAATAACACGATCTTATCGTACTTCTGAAAGATTGAAATGAAATCATGAATAATGCCGGTATCAAACGTTTCCAGAAAAAGCTTCAGCCGCTCGATTTCGTTTGATTTTTTCTGCTTTTTACTGGTCATTTCCTGACCGCTGAAGTACAGCTTGTATTGTTTGAAGTTATCAAAGCCCAGTTTCCGGACTAGTTTTGACACCTTTGAAGGAGAGACTTCCCCTATCTCAGCGGCTTCAATGATTTTAATTTTGTCGTTTACAGAAACCGCCTTAGAGAGCTTGTCATGCAGTTCTTCTTCAAGCTTTGTTAATTTGTCGGTGGCTACTTTTATCATGTGCTGACACTCCTTTCTTTTAGAAAATCACCCATCATCTCTTTTGAATTATCTTTATTATACAGGAAGTTATGTATCTGCTTAATAGGAGAGAGCGGGTGTAACGAAAAATGAGGCTGCTATCTGCCCCAAAAATTTGGGGAGATAACAACCTGGGACAGTATACTTCTGAATCGCATTGCTGCTGTATTAAGCTGAAATGTCATCGTTCACTGTAATAGCTGCGCGTTTGCTGACTCCTATTTTGAACATGACGGTGATAAGAATACCTAATACACCGGCGACTGCACTGAACAGGAAGTACGCATTGTATCCGCCTGCATCTCCAAACGATGAGATCATCATGCTCATGACTAGAGGCAGAAGGATATCCGGCAAGTATCCGATAAATGAAATGAGTCCGATGGAAAGACCCAGTTTTTCGTCAGGAATCTGACAATCACCGAGCAGGGACCAATAAAGGCCGCGTATTGTGTAAACGGACAAACCGCTTAAGATAACAAGAGCGTAAAAGAAATTAGAAGGCAGTGCGGCAGGCAATAACGCAATCAACGTTAAGAATACAGCTGCTAAAGCTAAGGCGATGATCAGGATATTGCTTTTTCCGAACTTATCTCCCAGGAATCCGCCTGCAACTCCGCCAAGCGGCCTCATCCAGAGCATGACAACTGTGACCGTGCCTACGATAGAAGCACTCATGCCGATGTTCGTTTGTAAAAACCCTCCAAAGTAGTAGATTGTCCAAGTGACAATATAGCTCATGAAAATAATTCCGCCGAGCAGCCATACAAACTTGTTTGAAAATACATCTTTGAGAGAACTTCTTTTGCTGCCCGATCCCGTTTTAGGAGCTTCCACTTCGGTTCTTTCAGCGTTCCCGTCAACATTTACAAAAAGCATAATGAGAACGGATACAACAATCAGGACACCGGAGTACATATAGATGACATTCACTAAAGCGTCTTTTTTATCTTCAATTGCCGTACTTGATCCCAGCGCACTTGAGAAAATAAAGACGGCGATGCTTGCTAATATCGCTTCGACTACGCCTCTTCCGCCATCCAGCATGCCAAAAAAGCGGCCTTCTTCTTCTTGTTTGGAAATAAGTTTAACGATTTTCAGATGGGCAGACCAAAACGTCAGAACGGAGAAGATTCCCCAGATAATGAAGATCAAGATGACGATTGGATAACTTGGCACTTGGGCAAACCAAATTCCTGCAAGACCAACAAACAACAAGGAAATCGAAATTAATTTCTTGGCAGAAAACCGGTCGGAAATCCATCCGCTTGGAAAATATCCCACGATAAACGCAATGCCAAGGGCCGAGAAAATGGTATTTAACTGAGGGAGTGTCATGTCATACACTTCTAAGATGGTTCCCTGATAATTGGTGCGAAGATAGATCAACGGAAATATAGCACCTGCTGCTAAAACGATAAGGAAAAACTGCAAATATCTTTTAACATTAGTTGATTGCATGGGCACCATCCACTTCTTAATTAAATATCGGATACGATAGTTTTAGTATGTTATCCGTATGCTGTCTGACGTTTTTAACAACTGTTTGATTCAATTCGCTGTAAAAAGCATGGCTGTTCGAATCCGGGTAGAATGTCGTTTCCGTTTTAACCATCTTTTCGATGGCTTCAGAAAAGTCATCATAGATTGATAGGTGGACGGCAACAGATATGGCTGCACCTAAGCAGGCACTGCTGCTTCCTGTTCTCCGGTGTGCCGGCAGCCCGAATAAATCAGAAATGATCTGCATCATGACGTCACTTTTTGAACCGCCGCCGTTGACCACTACTTCATCGATTTCGAGGCTAATTTCTTCTGCCATGTCATCGATGTTGTTTTTAATGTTGAAAGCAATGGCTTCTAATATGGAGCGGTACATGTGATATCTTGTGTGTCTTTGGTCAAAACCGATCATGATCCCTTTTCGGTAAGGTGCAGCGGGAGAAGCCAGCCAGTCTAAGATGGTAATCAGGCCATCACTGCCGACAGGCACGTCTTTAGCTTTACGGTTCAGGAATTCCTCTTCTGATATTCCAAGCTTAGTAGCCTCCGTCACTAGTTCTTCTCCGATTAACTTCTTAAACCAGCTGACGGTCCATAATCCGCGTCTGATTCCATTGGATTCATACACGTATTTAAATGGGACGGATGCAAGAGTGGGGAAGAATTTGTTAGCGTTTTCATAATACTCATCTCGCAAAACCATGGCTGAAATGAATGTTCCAAGTGAAATCATGATGGAGTTCTTTTTGTTGATGCCAGAGCCCAGCACTTCAACCGCTTTATCATTTGATGTCGCAACGACTGGAATGCCTTCTTTTAAACCAAAATCATCCGCAAGTTCTTTGCGGATAGAACCCAGTTTTTCACCCGGCTTTACAAGGTTGAACAGCATGTCTCTTGTCAGGCCCATGGCTTTTATCTCTTCGTCGTCTTTTGACCAGTCCAGCGTTTCACGGTCAAGAGGCCAGTGTACTTCATAATTGCCGGCTGTATCATTGTGTTCTCCGGTTAGTCTCAGTCCTAAATAACCTGATGTAGTCGTGACGAATTTCACCTGATCATCTTCATGTTTATAAGGCTCTGATAATCTAGCATCCATCCAGCTTATCGCTGGATGGGCTAAATCACCATTTTCTTTTAATAAGACACGGCAGCAGCGAATCGTGCACAATCCGATTCCTTCGATTGCTGTCCGGTCACCTTTAAAGTTCTCTAAACAATTTTTCACGCCATGATAAACACTGTCCCACAAGTCTTCATCCGGATGGATAACAACACCTGGTTGGGGAGTTAACGTTTCTTTTAACGAGCATGAGCCGAAAGCAGCTTCATTGCCTTCTAAATCGAAGATGGCTACTTTCGTGCTCTGTGAGCCGTTATCAATCCCCATGATATATCTTTTGCTCATAATAGCTCTCCTATCAGCTTCTAATATATTTCTTCACTTCATTTGGCTGCGGGAAAATCGTGCCGTGGTTCATGATGCCTTTTGGATCGAAGGCTTCTTTTAGCTTCTCAAGCATGTAGTAAGCTGAACCGTGTTCATCTTTCGTCCACTCAGAACGATATTTTCCGATACCATGGTGATGACACATAGATCCGCCAAGCTTCAGTGTTTCTTCAATAATGATTTCGTGAATCGGGTGGTGATAGATGCGTAGCTCGTCTTCCGGCGCACAGTTGATTTTGTAGTTGTAGACGAAATACATGTTTGTTCCGTTCAGGTAACTGTGGGATGAGTGACCGCCGAGCATCGTCAAATCTTCCACTCTGTCAAACTCATTTTTAATTCTTGCAATGACGTTGTTGTAGATTTTCACGATGCTGTCCCAGTCAGCAGATACTTCTGTCGTAAATCCATCATGTGAATTGTAATCAATCATGTCCTGAATCTCTTTTTGGATTCTGCTTTCATCCCAGTTTAAGTGATTGAACCATGTTTCAATTAGAGAAGGATCTACCTTTTCAATGACACCGTCTTTGAACTTTTCAACAGCTTCAATGATTCCTTCGTTTGTCGCTTTAACGATTCCGGCAGGGCCTTCAGTTGTGAAAATTAAGACGCATTTGTCCTTATAGAAATGTTCGAAATGCTGTCTTGCATCTTCTTCCGAGTAAACACGGGCAACGGACGGTCGGAAGCCGTTTACCATGACTTCTCTAAGGATCTTGATTCCAGTTTCTACATCTTTAATCAGGTAGCCGTGGAACTCGTTGTTTTCAGGCATATATTTAAAGATTTTCACTGTCACTTCCGTGATGTAGCAAAGTGCGCCTTCGTTTCCAATCGCAATATGTCTGATGTCTGGTCCGCCTGAACGTCTTGGCACGTTTTTAATTTTAGAAACTTGTCCTTCAGGGAATACGCATTCCAATCCGACAACCATATCCTCGATTGCGCCATATAGTGTAGAGAACTGTCCGATACTTCTCGTCGCGACCAATCCGCCAAGCTGTGCAACTGGCTTAGATTGAGGGGAATGTCCTGTTGTATAGCCTTGTTTGCGAAGCTCATCTTCGAGTTTTTGCAGCTTTACGCCTGTTTGCACAGTAGCCTGCATGTTGTAAGTATCAATCTTAATAATCTCGTTCATTTTCGATCCGTCTACTACGATTGATGTCTCTTTCCAGTTTTCCAAGCCGCCCTCAGTGCCTGTTTTTCCGCTTCTTGGAATCACGTTGATATCGTTTTCATTACAGAACATAAGAATCGATTTCACATCTTCCGTAGCGAGTGGATAGACGATGGCAATCGGAGCTGGAACATTCAGTGCGTTTTTTGTTTTTGCGTATTTTTTATAACGGTCTGCAGAAGCATCGTATAACGCCTCTTCATTCGTTACGACCTGTTCAGCTGATAGCAGTGCTTTTAACTCTTCGATCATTTGTGTGTGCATAGTTCATTCTCCTTTAATTCTAATTTTTATAGGCTGCATTCGAATCTATCGGACTAGGTAACCGCCGTCTACATTTACTAAGGAACCGTTTACATAATTAGACGCGTCACTTGCTAAAAAGACAACCGTCCCCATTAAATCAACAATGTTACCCCATCTGTTTGCAGGTATATGATCCAAAACTCTCTGATTGCTTTCTGGATTTGCTCTTGTATCTTTCGTAACATCTGTCGCGAAATATCCAGGCGCAATGCCATTAACTTGTATATTAAATTGTGCCAATTCATCACAATATGCTTTCGTAAAACCGGCTAAACCGTGTTTTGTCGCTGCATAAGCCGGTGACCATTGTCCTCCGAGGTATGAAAATAAAGAGCACGTATTGATGATTTTTCCGCTTTTTTGCTCGATCATATGCTTAGCCGCTTCATGCGCAAGCTCGAACGCTGCCGTCAGATTGACTGAAACCATCTTGTCCCATTGAAGTCTAGTAAACTGTGTCACATCTTTTACATTAATGCCGATTCCGGCATTATTCATCAAGATATCGACCTTCCCATATGTCTGTACGCATTCATCAATGATCTGCTTACAGGCACCCTCTTTAGTAATGTCAGCAATCATCAAGTGATACTTGACTCCCTCGGCTTCAATTAGTTCCTTTGTCTGATTATCGTCTTCTGCCATACTGACTGCAAAAATATCAGCACCGGCTTTAGCAAGTGCAAGCGCGAATCCCTGCCCCAGCCCTGAATTTCCTCCAGTGATGATGGCTGCTTTTCCTTTAAGACTAAAAAAATTCATATTAAAATCAGTCAATTTATTTTTTTCGGTGATCATATATAATCTTTCCACCTTTCAGATAATTTAGGCTAAACTCAGTCTAAATCCAAAAACACGAAAAATCAATCATTTTATTGAAAATTTCTTGTTTTTTATTAAATTTAAGCGTTTACGAGGAAAATTTTCCTCATTTTCTGGCGGGCGCCTAAGGGGATTGACCGTTTTAACAAACCTGTAACATCCGCTTCACACCTTCCTTGTACACTTAAAAGGATTGAATCCAATTATAAAAAAGGAGAGTGTTTATGAATCGCTTTTTTCTTGTCCTATTGAGTTTCGTCATGGCCGTCAGCTCTTTGTTAATTAGCAGCGTAAGTGCAGATGCTAAAGAGCAGCCTCGAAAGGCAACAGTCCTATATTTTAACGATGCACATGAAATAAGTCCTGTCGTAAATAAACTGGGAGACCGGGGCGGTGTCGCAAGGCTGAAAACAGCTATTGACCTTGTCAGAAGTGAGAATAAACATACGGCAGTGGCATTTGGAGGAGACTTAGGCGGCGGTACCTTATTTGGCGCTGTGTACCAAGGGTTTCCAATGGTAGAAGCCTTTAATAAAATTGGCATTGATCTCGCAAACTTCGGTCAGCATGATTTTGATTTTGGATCTGATGTGACAAAAAAACTGGTTGAGCAATCTGACTTTGAATGGATGTCTTCTAATCTTACAGATAAAGAAGGAAAGCCGTTTGCTGATGTCCCAACCTACAAGGTTATAAATAAACAGGGAGTTAAAATTGGCGTTATTAGTCTTACGGATGATATGAACACTACATCTTCAGACGGGAAAGTCGTTCAGCAAGATCTTATTCAGTCGGCCAAACATGCAGTTGGAAAAATGAAAGAAACAAAAAAAGTGGACGCTGTTATTGCGCTAACACAAGAGTCATTAAAGAAGGATGAACAACTACTGGCAGCAGTCCCTGAAATTAATGCCGTGTTTACGGAAGAACAGGCTGAAGAACAATCTTTTATCCATGAATACAAAAATAATCGTTACATCCTTGCTCCAGAAGGAAACTTAGGCTCAATGATCCGATTGGATATCACAAAAGACGGCAAAGAGATTCAGCTGAAACCATCAGTAATAGAGGTCGATCATACGGTACCTCAAGATCCGGAATTGAAAAAGCTCGCAGATTATTATCAGAATAAGCTGGAGGAGGAGCTAGGCAAACCGATAGCCAAATTAGAGACTCCTCTCATTTATGGAGATAACCATGAAACGAGATTTCAGGAAACAAATATCGGCAATTTTGTAGCGGACAGCTACCGTGCTTTTTACAACGCGGATATCGGCATGATGAATGGCGGCGGAATCCGGACAAGTATTCCTGCCGGAGAATTCACATTGCGTGATGCCTACTCCATTCTTCCTTTTCAAAACAAAGTGATCCTGGCAGACGTAAAAGGAGAAACCATTAAAGCTGCTCTCGAGAACGGAGTATCAAGAGTCGAAAACCTGGGCGGCGGATTTATGCAAATATCAGGCATGACCTATTCCTATAATCCTGCTAAACCAGTGGGATCAAGAGTAGAAACGATCTTAGTCAAAAACGAACCGATTGACATGCAAAAAACGTACAAAGTAGCCATGTTGAACTATGTATTTAACGGCGGAGACGGATACACGATGTTTAAAGACAGTCAGTTACTGGTTGATGAGCAAAGTGCACGGACGGATGCGGAAGTTTTGATAGAGTATGCGAAGGATTTAGAGGTCATTGATGTGGAGACGGAAGGTAGAATTAGTGTAGTTCGGTAGGAGTAATCAGTGAATAAAGTAAAAAGTGGGAAGCTGTTTGAATAAATGGCTTCCTGCTTTTATTTTTGAGCAAAGTTGAGCGCACATCTCATACTTTAGTCACCTGTCTTCGATGATAGAGGATTTAGATAGGGTGAAAAGAAGTATAATAAGGAAATATCTACTGTGCAAAGTGTTTTATATAGTTTCGATACATAAAGGAGAGTCCAATGCTAATCCAATGTACCAAAAAACTGCTCGACGAACTGAAAGTTACCCCTGCTGAACAGGCTGAAGAAATAAATCCTATCCTATCGTGGCATGCCAATTCAATAAAGATTGGCAGGCATAAATTCCTGGTGCTTGTTAACGACAAAAACCGATACGCCATCGTTCTTTATGGATTAAAAGCAAAGGATAAAAAGAATTTAGATCAATTGTTCAGAAAAGCAATTCACGAGGTTTTCCAATCTGAAGCTATTGATGAAGAAGTCATTAAAGAATATCTAAACGCCCTCTCACACCTGACGTTTGCTAAAACGAAAAACCGGACTC is from Bacillus sp. FSL H8-0547 and encodes:
- a CDS encoding FAD-binding oxidoreductase, whose translation is MHTQMIEELKALLSAEQVVTNEEALYDASADRYKKYAKTKNALNVPAPIAIVYPLATEDVKSILMFCNENDINVIPRSGKTGTEGGLENWKETSIVVDGSKMNEIIKIDTYNMQATVQTGVKLQKLEDELRKQGYTTGHSPQSKPVAQLGGLVATRSIGQFSTLYGAIEDMVVGLECVFPEGQVSKIKNVPRRSGGPDIRHIAIGNEGALCYITEVTVKIFKYMPENNEFHGYLIKDVETGIKILREVMVNGFRPSVARVYSEEDARQHFEHFYKDKCVLIFTTEGPAGIVKATNEGIIEAVEKFKDGVIEKVDPSLIETWFNHLNWDESRIQKEIQDMIDYNSHDGFTTEVSADWDSIVKIYNNVIARIKNEFDRVEDLTMLGGHSSHSYLNGTNMYFVYNYKINCAPEDELRIYHHPIHEIIIEETLKLGGSMCHHHGIGKYRSEWTKDEHGSAYYMLEKLKEAFDPKGIMNHGTIFPQPNEVKKYIRS
- a CDS encoding BCCT family transporter, whose protein sequence is MKSLKHWVFWPPFLLVLAASIVSFTNKNTFINITTGANDWVIANVGWVFSLAGLFMVVVCVGVYFSKLGKVRIGGENAKPLLSFRNWFAITLTTTIAAGITFWGIAEPIYHLVEPPKSLNLEPNSAGAAIFSMSTMYLHWTITPYAIYCIPALMFAFAYYNMKQPFSIGSTLAPLLGNKIHGKWGKALDAVCLYTLALGMAAAMGTSILNLAGGVNYLSGLKSAPLLWAVIAAVVMTTFIISASTGLMKGIRILSDINFKLFLFIIIFIFLVGPTSYILNLGTESFGHYLTHFFEKSLFTGAAASDQWPQWWTTFYWANWFSWAALTALFLGRIAYGHTVRAFIIVNFALPAAFGGIWMTIFGGTSIYLQMDDGKFGEILTNSGPEALVYAALETLPLSEMIIPLYLFIVFISFVTSADSTLAAMGGISSKGITPESPEPGVFIKIVWGITISAVAWVMISFAKIDGIKMLSNLGGVPAVFLVIGIVFALIRVAKEPGKYDRTMEELVGEKKRDRAG
- a CDS encoding SIS domain-containing protein, translating into MIKVATDKLTKLEEELHDKLSKAVSVNDKIKIIEAAEIGEVSPSKVSKLVRKLGFDNFKQYKLYFSGQEMTSKKQKKSNEIERLKLFLETFDTGIIHDFISIFQKYDKIVLFGLGPSFISAEYFAYKLATVSDKNVTVTQSEDFAERLADEKTLLIVLSVTGKFSSFHPLFENVKNNGSNIMLILEEYVDTREFLADYIFHLSKFNQDDALLPFEKTRTVFFIFIEEIIAKLTNSGTSS
- a CDS encoding FGGY family carbohydrate kinase, which translates into the protein MSKRYIMGIDNGSQSTKVAIFDLEGNEAAFGSCSLKETLTPQPGVVIHPDEDLWDSVYHGVKNCLENFKGDRTAIEGIGLCTIRCCRVLLKENGDLAHPAISWMDARLSEPYKHEDDQVKFVTTTSGYLGLRLTGEHNDTAGNYEVHWPLDRETLDWSKDDEEIKAMGLTRDMLFNLVKPGEKLGSIRKELADDFGLKEGIPVVATSNDKAVEVLGSGINKKNSIMISLGTFISAMVLRDEYYENANKFFPTLASVPFKYVYESNGIRRGLWTVSWFKKLIGEELVTEATKLGISEEEFLNRKAKDVPVGSDGLITILDWLASPAAPYRKGIMIGFDQRHTRYHMYRSILEAIAFNIKNNIDDMAEEISLEIDEVVVNGGGSKSDVMMQIISDLFGLPAHRRTGSSSACLGAAISVAVHLSIYDDFSEAIEKMVKTETTFYPDSNSHAFYSELNQTVVKNVRQHTDNILKLSYPIFN
- a CDS encoding 5'-nucleotidase C-terminal domain-containing protein gives rise to the protein MNRFFLVLLSFVMAVSSLLISSVSADAKEQPRKATVLYFNDAHEISPVVNKLGDRGGVARLKTAIDLVRSENKHTAVAFGGDLGGGTLFGAVYQGFPMVEAFNKIGIDLANFGQHDFDFGSDVTKKLVEQSDFEWMSSNLTDKEGKPFADVPTYKVINKQGVKIGVISLTDDMNTTSSDGKVVQQDLIQSAKHAVGKMKETKKVDAVIALTQESLKKDEQLLAAVPEINAVFTEEQAEEQSFIHEYKNNRYILAPEGNLGSMIRLDITKDGKEIQLKPSVIEVDHTVPQDPELKKLADYYQNKLEEELGKPIAKLETPLIYGDNHETRFQETNIGNFVADSYRAFYNADIGMMNGGGIRTSIPAGEFTLRDAYSILPFQNKVILADVKGETIKAALENGVSRVENLGGGFMQISGMTYSYNPAKPVGSRVETILVKNEPIDMQKTYKVAMLNYVFNGGDGYTMFKDSQLLVDEQSARTDAEVLIEYAKDLEVIDVETEGRISVVR
- a CDS encoding SDR family oxidoreductase, translated to MITEKNKLTDFNMNFFSLKGKAAIITGGNSGLGQGFALALAKAGADIFAVSMAEDDNQTKELIEAEGVKYHLMIADITKEGACKQIIDECVQTYGKVDILMNNAGIGINVKDVTQFTRLQWDKMVSVNLTAAFELAHEAAKHMIEQKSGKIINTCSLFSYLGGQWSPAYAATKHGLAGFTKAYCDELAQFNIQVNGIAPGYFATDVTKDTRANPESNQRVLDHIPANRWGNIVDLMGTVVFLASDASNYVNGSLVNVDGGYLVR
- a CDS encoding lipopolysaccharide biosynthesis protein is translated as MTNIINKKAQKSLKWTAIKTLFNSIIQPFYRILLAILLIPSDFAYIAVITLIISFAEMLNNVGVGEAVIQRDDVTKKDLSSLFFFNLIITFFIAGLLFLSSSTFASYYSMNELDQIVKVLSITVILNGSTSLFKFYLHKEFLFKQTTLIQVIKITFEILMSIILIVIGYSIWGYVIGILVSNAVHAILLAYFVFKKTDFRIGFNFSIKSLSRFLNFGIFVSGKKTLTFISHRIDEVIIGGLLSAEILGAYYLAKNILLQCQTLITTSFGQVLLPLFSKLKNDLDLLKRYYVNILFVVSFLSFPVFIGIILTAQYFVPLIFGEEWELSIGVFKLLSIPVIFEVLSAGITSSLLYSQNKTILVFIIDLIFALGYLGLLFVFNNNDLDNIIYLYSGYIILKFIISQYFLGKILTLNYKNYVNIFKESLISTIVMAITVIFLQKVLETYFHTSILLILSVCCGGVVYILLNIVLNKERTFSVFKLAKDIVRR
- a CDS encoding MFS transporter; protein product: MVPMQSTNVKRYLQFFLIVLAAGAIFPLIYLRTNYQGTILEVYDMTLPQLNTIFSALGIAFIVGYFPSGWISDRFSAKKLISISLLFVGLAGIWFAQVPSYPIVILIFIIWGIFSVLTFWSAHLKIVKLISKQEEEGRFFGMLDGGRGVVEAILASIAVFIFSSALGSSTAIEDKKDALVNVIYMYSGVLIVVSVLIMLFVNVDGNAERTEVEAPKTGSGSKRSSLKDVFSNKFVWLLGGIIFMSYIVTWTIYYFGGFLQTNIGMSASIVGTVTVVMLWMRPLGGVAGGFLGDKFGKSNILIIALALAAVFLTLIALLPAALPSNFFYALVILSGLSVYTIRGLYWSLLGDCQIPDEKLGLSIGLISFIGYLPDILLPLVMSMMISSFGDAGGYNAYFLFSAVAGVLGILITVMFKIGVSKRAAITVNDDISA